The following are from one region of the Stanieria cyanosphaera PCC 7437 genome:
- the murJ gene encoding murein biosynthesis integral membrane protein MurJ produces MKIELRSQKIFDLWSKLTRGSINKKIFGAALTVGILTALVKFISVGKELVVAWKFGTGDQLDAFLIALVVPSFVINVVAGSFQSSLIPVYIKAREQEGRITTQKLLSNIFIVATIFLIAIAIATVLMTPLYLPLLASGFSTEKLVLTERLIWVISPLILLSGIVSIWGGVLNAGERFALAAFSPATTPIATIILLFVFPDWGIFALAIGLLLGSLVEIAILGIGLRRQKVEIIPRWTGFDGNLTEVSRQYLPVVTGAFLMCSANLVDQSMAAMLPAGSVSALGYANRVIALPLTLITLALGTAVIPYFSKTIAQKNWTQVERTFRLYLKLIFVSTIPLTIAFIIASKLIVQLLFERGSFTAEDTNIVYPIQICYALQIPFYIAAIFVVRLINSLGINYFLAWGSAINLIFNIVGNYVLMAWLGVKGIALSTSLVYLISFIFLYVVTNKHLNKICLQNE; encoded by the coding sequence ATGAAAATCGAATTGCGATCGCAAAAGATCTTCGATTTATGGAGTAAGTTAACTCGTGGTTCTATCAATAAAAAAATTTTTGGAGCTGCTTTAACTGTTGGTATCTTAACTGCTTTAGTCAAGTTTATTTCTGTAGGTAAAGAACTAGTAGTTGCTTGGAAATTTGGCACTGGAGATCAATTAGATGCATTTTTAATTGCTTTAGTCGTTCCTTCTTTTGTGATTAATGTAGTTGCTGGTTCGTTCCAATCTTCTTTAATTCCTGTATACATCAAAGCTAGAGAGCAGGAAGGACGAATAACTACTCAAAAATTGTTATCAAATATCTTTATTGTAGCGACAATATTTTTAATAGCGATCGCAATTGCTACAGTTTTGATGACTCCTCTCTATCTACCCTTATTGGCATCGGGTTTTTCAACCGAAAAATTAGTTTTGACTGAACGGTTAATTTGGGTAATTTCTCCTTTAATTCTCTTATCTGGAATTGTCAGCATTTGGGGAGGGGTTCTGAATGCAGGAGAACGTTTTGCTCTAGCTGCTTTCTCTCCTGCCACTACTCCCATTGCCACAATAATTTTATTATTCGTTTTTCCTGATTGGGGAATTTTTGCTTTAGCAATAGGGTTACTTTTGGGCAGTCTGGTCGAAATTGCTATTTTAGGCATCGGTTTGCGTCGACAAAAAGTGGAAATAATACCGCGATGGACAGGATTTGATGGTAATTTAACGGAAGTTAGTCGCCAATATTTACCAGTGGTTACTGGTGCTTTTTTAATGTGTAGTGCTAACTTGGTAGACCAATCAATGGCAGCCATGTTACCAGCAGGAAGTGTTTCTGCATTAGGCTATGCCAATCGTGTCATCGCTTTACCTTTAACGTTAATTACTCTAGCTTTAGGTACGGCGGTTATTCCCTATTTTTCTAAAACTATTGCTCAAAAAAATTGGACTCAAGTAGAACGTACTTTTAGATTGTATTTAAAATTAATTTTTGTCAGTACGATTCCTTTGACAATTGCTTTTATAATCGCCTCTAAACTGATAGTTCAATTATTATTCGAGAGAGGTTCTTTTACTGCAGAAGATACTAATATAGTTTACCCCATTCAAATTTGTTATGCTTTGCAAATTCCTTTTTATATTGCTGCAATTTTTGTAGTTAGATTAATTAATTCTTTGGGTATCAATTATTTTTTAGCCTGGGGATCGGCGATTAATTTAATTTTTAATATTGTTGGCAATTATGTTTTGATGGCTTGGTTAGGGGTCAAAGGAATTGCTTTATCTACTAGTTTGGTTTATTTAATTTCTTTTATTTTTTTATATGTAGTAACTAACAAACATTTAAATAAAATATGTTTGCAAAATGAATGA
- a CDS encoding glycosyltransferase family 4 protein, with protein MNEDKLNITLVISTLSSGGAERVLVLLAEGLIAQGHRVTVVTFSAQNSDFYQLPPEASRLALGIMSESANPIEGLIANIQRIGSLKRALKSTKPNVVISFLRITNICTILACFGAKYPVIVTEHNDPQVFSYGKIWETLRRWTYPQSSMVVSVSKGVDSSLKPLSANKRAVIYNPIVIVEKTQSDRLPESVDSSKNWIVSMGRLTEQKGFDLLLQAFGKIAPLFPDWQLLILGKGELREELENQKNALGLTNKVVFTGALTNPVRVLKQAKFFVMASRNEGFPMAHGEALACGLPVIATDCPSGPREMIRHEIDGILIPNGDVSALATAMKSLITDEQKRRRLAAKAPEVIQRFNLERIVEEWESLMYGLIKEKIQ; from the coding sequence ATGAATGAGGACAAACTTAACATCACATTAGTAATTTCAACTCTAAGTAGCGGAGGAGCAGAGCGAGTTTTAGTTTTGTTAGCCGAAGGTTTAATCGCTCAAGGACATCGAGTTACTGTGGTAACTTTTTCCGCTCAAAATAGCGATTTTTATCAATTACCGCCAGAAGCATCTCGTTTAGCTTTGGGAATTATGAGCGAGTCAGCCAACCCAATTGAAGGTTTGATTGCCAATATTCAAAGAATCGGCAGCTTAAAACGTGCGCTCAAATCGACTAAACCGAATGTAGTTATTTCTTTTTTGAGAATAACCAATATCTGTACGATCTTAGCTTGTTTCGGCGCAAAATATCCTGTGATCGTTACTGAACACAACGACCCACAAGTTTTTTCCTATGGCAAAATTTGGGAAACTCTACGACGCTGGACTTATCCTCAATCATCGATGGTAGTCAGTGTTAGTAAAGGAGTAGATAGCAGCCTGAAACCTTTATCGGCAAACAAACGTGCTGTAATCTATAATCCCATTGTAATTGTTGAAAAGACCCAAAGCGATCGCCTTCCAGAATCGGTAGACTCTAGCAAAAACTGGATTGTCAGTATGGGTCGCTTAACCGAACAAAAAGGATTCGATTTATTACTTCAAGCTTTTGGAAAAATTGCACCTTTGTTTCCCGATTGGCAATTACTAATTTTGGGAAAAGGAGAACTGCGAGAAGAGTTAGAAAATCAAAAAAATGCGCTCGGTTTAACCAACAAAGTCGTTTTTACGGGAGCTTTAACCAATCCTGTTCGGGTTTTGAAACAAGCTAAATTTTTCGTCATGGCTTCTCGTAATGAAGGCTTTCCAATGGCTCACGGTGAAGCATTAGCTTGTGGCTTGCCAGTCATTGCAACCGATTGTCCAAGCGGTCCCAGGGAAATGATTCGCCATGAAATAGATGGAATTTTAATACCCAATGGAGATGTATCGGCGTTGGCTACTGCTATGAAAAGTTTGATCACAGATGAGCAAAAACGACGAAGATTGGCTGCTAAAGCTCCAGAAGTAATTCAAAGATTCAATCTAGAACGAAT